The following is a genomic window from Bacillota bacterium.
ATTGCTCCACCCGCGCCCAATATACAGTCTTTCCCTAGACCCTGGATGATAGCTGGGACCACAGCAGGCATAACCCCTCCACCAGGCATGGGGAAAGACGGCTTAATATGCAACCACTTCCCAAGAAGGTGATGCCCAATTTGGAGATAGCGTTCTTTTAGGAAAGGGAACTTTCCGAAGGGGCTTGGGTAAACCACCATATCCGCACCCGCCAGCCGCGCCAATTTCCCCAAAATCAAATGGGAGCTTATACCGGAGTAAGGGGATTCATACATAGTTCCGGCAAAATCCAAGTGGGCAAGGATGGGAACGTTTATATTGGTGTCTTCTGCGAGCCCCTGAAGTGCTGAGATACCGACTGTGAGGTAGTTGATCATTAGGGCATTGGCCCCGGCATCAAGAGCCCGTTTGGCATTATCTTTTATCTTGTCGGCACGGTCAGTGATGTTCACTGTGTAAAGGACTTTGCTGCCAGTTCTTTCATAATGGCGCTTTGCTTCGGCCATGTAAAGCTTAATCCGTTCCTCCATAGGGCAAAAAGGTGGGTCTGCGATCAGTTCGTCATCTTTGACAATGTCCACGCCGCCGCGGAGAGCGTCAGCAAAGAGCTTTGCTCCTACTTCAGGTGTATACCCTGTGCACGGCTTGATCATATTATTGAGAAGCGGTCGCTCCGGAACACCTAACAGATCCCTGATACCCTGTGTTCCGAACCTGGGGCCTTGGAATGATTCGAGGAAGTTTTTCGGAAATTGCAGATCAAGAAGCTTCAGTTTCCCTGACATGGAGATATTGCCGATCACTGTGCTGAGCAGCATAGGGATCTGAGGACCGAAGTTCACCGCCGGATAAGCCAGCTGGAAAACAAAATGCCTGGCTTCCAAGTGGTAAGGTACCTCAAATTCATGAGCGGGCACTTCATAAATACCAACCACTTTCGCCACATGTTTTTGCCGCACCTCAAGGGTTTCCTCAGGGACGGGAACCCAGGTGCCTGTTGTCTGCTCCACAGCAATGGCGCTAACCTTTTTTACGATGTCAGTTTCAACAGCAGTCTCCAGATAATAGGTGGCGATTACGTACTGTTCTTCTTCAGCAATTTGTTCTGGTAGGGCGAGCATTGTTAATTCGGACATGGTTTTTGCCTCCTCCGGTTGTATTAGTTCGTCCTTATTGGTTGTTATCTATAAGAGCCCAAATCGTTTGCTAACAGAACCACCCCTTACGTTGCTGAACTGGCAAGAACCGTTCACCTGGCAAAAGCAAAAGTCCTACCCTTCCAGACGCTTACGCCTGGACCAAGGTAGGACTCACTCTCATCTCTAGTCCCATTAATATTCGATTAGCTTCAATATAGTTTCTAATATATCATATTCGTCATGTAAGAGAAAAATCCTCTTTTTCGGGTCTAAAGGTTCCAAAGATTTCTTGCGCTTGTATCTACCCCAACGGCTCCAGCATCTAAAAGCAACTTTACTTCTTCTGGAGTTTTGACTAAACCGGCACCGATCACCGGCTGTTTGAAGTGTTTACGGAGGGTAGAGATAACCTTTGAAACCATCAGCCCTGGGAGCACTTCTATAAAGTCGGGGTTAGACATCTGTAGGACTTTGATTCCCGTTTCGATGGAAGGCGAGTCATGGACGAACAGCCGGTGGACTGCGATAATTCCTTGTTTTCGCGCCACAGCGACTAAATGGCGGTTAGGGGTAACGATTCCATCTACAGCTGCTTTCTCTTTTAAAAACTTGACCGCTGCCTCATCGCGCCCAAGCCCATCGATCAGGTCGATATGGACAAAAACGATTTTATTATTTTTATACAGCTCAAGGGCACGTTCTTCGATGTCAAAAATGCTACCGGAAGAGATGAGGGCTACCCGTGCCCGACTGGAGATCAGGGCCGGCATATCACTCTGTCGCTGTAGTGAGGGAATGATCGGATAATCCCGGAGTATTCTAAGGAGTTCGTTTCGCCTGTAGGCTTGTGGCACTGGCGTCCACCTCCTTTCCCTTTTCGACGGAGGCACTTGAATACTATCCCAGGCCTGTCGCGAGGATTATCCTCGAAAATGTGGGTGTCCTATTGCAGGTAGTGGCTATTGGTTTTAATCAGCCCCTCACAACTTGGCCAAGAATATTTGAACCTGCATACGTCGATCTATGCCAGATTAACAACCCTTAGATAAATGTATTACCCATATTAGGAACAGTTTGACACGGGTGGGTCCGATTCCTGCCTAATATTTCCTCAGCCTTGATAGAAATGGTCGCCATGCCGCTCTATAGTGCAATTGCCCCGGCACGGGACGGGACAGAGCCCGTCCCCTGTACTCCTGTCAGGTGGAAAACACTGCAGGTGGGGGCAGCTTGCATTTGAAGGATGGTCCTTTGTGTCCGCCCGTGCCCCGTGACGTGAAGCATCGGAGAATCCATTCTATACGCATCGGTACACCTTTTGGGGGAGGCCAGAGCTCCTACCCCGCTTCCCCACAGCGCTCCAGCAGTTTGGTCCACTCCTGGTCCACCCGCTGCTGGAGCCGCTCTATTTCTTGTTGGCCTTCGTCAGTGAACAAATGGCGAAAGCGGCCTTGTTTTCGGATCCAGGTCTCAATGGGTTTTTTCTCCCGCGGCTTGTAAGAAAGCTTCCACTTTCCATGATCCACTTCGTACAGCGGCCAGTAGCAGGTCTCCACCGACAGCCGCGTAAGTTCTATTCCCTCACGGGTATCGTAGCGCCAGCCGCGGGGACAGGGGGCCATGGTGTTGATAAACGACGGTCCGTCCACCGACAACGCCTTTTGCACTTTGGCCATGAGATCCATAAAATGGCTGGGTGACGCCTGAGCAGCATAAGGTATATTATGGGCCGCCATAATGGCGGTAAGGTCTTTGCGCCACTGTCTTTTACCGGGGCTTTCCCGCCCGGCCGGGCTAGTGGTGGTATCGGCAAACAGCGGCGTGGCGCTGGAACGCTGGATGCCGGTGTTCATATAGGCGCCGTTGTCATAGCAGATATAGAGCATATCGTGCCCCCGCTCCATGGCTCCGGATAAAGACTGCAAGCCGATGTCATAGGTGCCGCCGTCGCCGCCGAAGGCGATGAATTTCACTTCTCTGTTGATCTTCCCCTGTTTTCTCAGCGACCGGTAGGCGGTCTCCACCCCACTTAGAGTCGCGGCAGCATTTTCAAACGCATTGTGGATGTAACCACAACGCCAGGCGGTGTAAGGAAAAATCGTACTGGCCACTTCCAGGCAGCCAGTGGCATTGGCCACCACCACCGACCGATCCCCCACGGCCAGGGCCACCTGCCGTACCACCACCGGGGCCACGCAGCCGGCACACATACGATGGCCCGGTGAGAAAAAAGATTCGTGCTCCATAAGCTCCTTTAGATTAGGCACGAACTATCGCCTCCTCCCGTACACCTAGATACCGCACCAGCGGATCGGCCTCGCCCGTAGTAACCATGTGCTCCAAGTCCCGATAAACACTTCTAATGTCAGCCAGATTTGCATCCCGACCGCCCAGGCCATAGATGTAATTTACCGCCGGCGGCCGCGTGGGCGCATCGTACAAAGCGGCCCGGACTTCTTTAAACAGCGGTCCACCAAAACCGGCATAGCTGTCGGTCCGATCCAAGATGGCAATGGCTTTTACCGGGGCCAAGGCTGCTTTGATTTCTTGATAGGGGAAGGGCCGGAAAACCCTAGGTTTAAGGACCCCGGCTTTAATCCCTAGCTGGCGTAGTTCATCCACCACCACCCGCGTCGTGCCAGCGGTGGACGATAGTACCACAATAGCTATCTCGGCATCATCCAGCTGGTACGGTTCCAGCAAATCATAGTGGCGGCCGGTCAAAGCTTGGTATTCCTGGGCGATCTCACGAATCACCGGCTGGGCCCTTACCATGGCTTCGGCCTGAGCGCGCTTGATTTCCATGTAATAATCATACAGGGCCAGCGGACCCACTGTAACCGGGCTATCCAGATTAAGGAGCGCCGGCCGGTGAGGGATAAATTCGCCCCCAAAACGCTGCACGTCCTCGTCCGCTAAAATCTCTAAGTTCTCCAAAGCATGGCTGATAATAAAGCCGTCCATGCAGACCATAACCGGCAGCTGAATGTCGGGATGCTCGGCGATTCTTACGGCCTGGATCAAGTTATCGTAAGCTTCCTGGGTGTTTTCTGAATACACCTGGATCCAACCGGCATCTCGGGCCCCCATGGTATCGCTGTGGTCGCCGTGGATGTTGATAGGCCCGCTTAAGGCCCGATTCACCACCGGCATTACAATGGGCAACTGGTTAGAAGCAGCAATATACAGTACTTCGAACATATAAGCCAGCCCTTGCGACGACGTGGCCGTCATGGCCCGGACCCCGCTGGCTGCTGCTCCCACCACTGCACTTAGAGCCGAGTGTTCGCTTTCCACGGTAACAAACTCCGTCTTTACCATGCCGTTGGCCACGTAACTGGAAAACAGTTGCACAATCTCCGTCTGCGGCGTAATCGGGTACGCCGCCACCACATCGGGGTTGATCTGCTTCATGGCTAGAGCCATGGCTTCGTTTCCCGTAAGCGCAATTCTCTCTTGCAACATGTTCCCTCCCTTAAGGTATGGCTGTTAAGGCATGTTTTATGTCACTCTGAGCGCACTGAAGAGTCTTTCCTGCGCTTCGCCTGGATCCTTCGCTTCGCTCAGGATGACAAATGGCAACCTTTAGGATGTCAAATTGTGACCTGGTGACCTTTAGGATGTCAAATGGCAACCTTCAGGATGATAATCTTGACCATCTTCTATGCTGTGACTTTTCACACAGTCTGACAAACCCGATGCCAGCAACGCGGAAGCGTTATCCGCTATCTGTCTCCGCCACCATCTCCAACGCCTTAGGCTTAGACGGACACTCGTTGGCGCAAATACCGCACCCTTTGCAGTGCTTATAGTCGATTCCTGCCACCTTGCCTCCTTGGTTTAGGATGGACGAATCGGGACAGTAGACAAAACAGCGCAGGCATTGGATGCAGTTTTCTTCGATCCAGACTGGCTTGATCGTGCGCCAATCCCCGGTCTCGTACTCGGCAGCGTTACCTTTTTTCTCCAGCCAGCCGGCCACCGGCACTTCTTGCCACGACAGCAATCGGCTCACTCACCCTGCACCTCCTTATGCGCTCGGCGCACCGCCTCCAAGTTACCTTGAACAATTTGCGGCCGGTCGGCAAATTTACGGGCCAGTTTCTTTTCCGTATCCACTAATAGCTGCTGAAGCGACATAATCTCCGTCACCCGCACTAACGCCCCCAATAGCGGTGTGTTAGGGATCGGCCGGCCGATGGTCTCCTCGGCAATGCGGCTGGCATTGACGGTATACACCCGCTGGCCTTGAGTTTTAAGCGCCGGCTTAATATCACTGGGACTGCGATCGGTGTTAATGAGAATCATGCCATCTGGCGGCATACCGCTGGTAACATCACCGTGGCGGATCAAGGTGGGATCCAGCACCACCACGATCCGGGGCTCGGTAACATGACAATGCAGCTCGATGGGCCGGTCGCTGATGCGGGTAAAAGCCTGCACCGGGGCTCCCATCCGCTCCGGCCCGTATTCAGGAAAGCCTTGGATGAATTTGCCTGCTGCTGCCGCGGCTTCAGCCAACAGTTGGGCGGCTGTTTTAGCCCCTTGGCCACCGCGGCCGTGCCACCTAATCTCCAATATTTCAGCCACAACTTTACCTCCTTTAACAGTTGACCCCACTGTCCCTATCTGTGGTCTATTATCGCTGCTTACTCCCCTTGGTATTGTCAGCCTTTGCCGCTAGTATTTGCTCTAACCACAAGCTTTATCACATTTCGGACCTGAGCCCGATGTCAGTAGAAAAATGTATACAAGTTTTCAAGTTAAGGGAGGAAATCCCCCACTTTGTGTGGAATTTAACTAAGCACGGCTGTCTTCGTTTGATTAAATTATAGCCGGTATCGTCTGGTACGCCCTCCAGAAGATCCGGCTAAAAAAGGGGTCGATAATATGTTCAAACAAACTGTAGATGGCAACACGGCAGCGGCCCACGTGGCCTATGCCTTTAGTGACGTAGCTGCCATCTACCCCATCACACCGTCTTCGCCCATGGCCGAGCTTGGTGATGCTTGGGCCGCGCATGGGCGCAAAAACATTTGGGGCCAAAAGCTGCTTGTCTCTGAGCTGCAATCGGAAGGAGGGGCCGCCGGCGCGGTCCATGGCTCGCTGGCCGCCGGTGCCTTCACCACCACCTTTACCGCCTCCCAGGGGCTACTGCTGATGGTTCCCAACATGTACAAGATCGCCGGCGAGCATCTGCCGGCAGTGTTCCATGTCACCGCCCGGGCAGTGGCAGCACATGCTCTGTCCATTTTCGGTGACCACTCCGACGTCATGGCTACTCGCCAGACCGGGTTTGCCCTCCTGGCTTCCGGTTCGGTCCAAGAGGCCCATGACATGGCCCTGATAGCCCACCTGGCCACTATCAAGGCCGAAGTGCCTTTTGTCCATTTCTTCGATGGTTTCCGTACATCTCACGAGATCCAAAAAATTGAGATGCTGGACTACGATGAAATGGCCCAGCTGGTAGACATGGAAGCGGTGAAGAAATTCCGTCAGCGCGCCCTCACTCCAGAACAGCCCATCCAACGGGGCACAGCGCAAAACCCGGATATTTTCTTCCAAGCCCGCGAAGCCGGCAACCCGTATTACCTGGCCACTCCGGATATTGTCCAAGAGGTAATGGACGAGGCGGCCACGGTTCTGGGACGGCGTTACCGTCTGTTTGATTACGCCGGCGCGCCCGATGCCACTGATGTTATTATAACAATGGGTTCCAGCATCGAAGCCGTGGAAGAAACAGTCAATCACCTGGTGGCCCAGGGTCGCAAAGTGGGCGTGGTGAAAGTGCGACTGTATCGTCCGTTCTCAGCTAAACATTTCCTCCAGGTATTACCGGCCACCTGTAAGCGGATTGCCGTTCTGGATCGGACCAAAGAACCAGGTGCCGTAGGTGAACCGCTGTACCAGGATGTTTGCACTGTCCTGAAGGAAAACGGCAAGAAAATTACCGTCATCGGCGGCCGCTATGGTCTGGGTTCCAAGGAATTTACCCCGTCCATGGTAAACGCTGTGTTCGAAAATCTAGCCGCGGTCGGTCCCATCAATCACTTCAGTGTTGGTATTGTGGATGACGTAACCTTCAACTCGCTCCCAATCACCAAAGAAATCACCGCTGAACCGGAAGGTACCATTCGCTGCAAATTCTTCGGTCTAGGTTCGGACGGCACAGTGGGTGCCAACAAAAACTCCATTAAAATCATCGGCGACTACACCGATATGTATGCCCAAGGCTACTTTGTCTACGACTCCAAGAAGTCAGGCGGAATCACCATTTCTCACCTGCGGTTCGGCCATGTCCCCATCACCTCTCCTTATCTGATCACCGAGGCCGACTTCATCGCCTGCCACAATCCGGCCTACGTTGGCAAGTACGACCTGTTGGCCGGCATCAAGCAAGGCGGAACCTTCCTCCTGAACTCACCCTGGAGTCTGGAGCAGATGGAAACCGAGCTGCCGGCAGCATTAAAGCGCACCATCGCTAAGAAGCAGCTCAAATTCTACAACGTAGACGCCGAGAGTATTGCCTCACAAGTGGGTCTGGGCGGACGGATCAACACCATTATGCAGACCGCCTTCTTCGAGATTGCCAATGTTATTGAGCCTAAACAAGCCATTGAATATATCAAAGAAGCCATCCGAGAAACCTTCGGTCGCCGCGGCGAAAAGATCGTCAACATGAACATCGCCGCCGTGGATAAAGCCCTGGAGGCCCTGGAAGAGATCCATTATCCGGCCACGTGGGCCGAGGCCAAGGACCTGCCGGTGGAAGAAGTAGAAGAGCCGGATTTTGTTAAGAATGTGATGCGGCCCATGCTGCGCCTGGAAGGGGATAAACTCCCTGTAAGCGCTTTCAGCCATGACGGTTCCTTCCCTGTAGGTACCACTAAGTATGAAAAACGCGGCATTGCCGTGGAAGTACCGCGCTGGCTGCCGGAAAACTGCATCCAGTGTAACCAGTGCGCCTTCATCTGCCCCCATGCTGCCATCCGGCCCTATCTGGCCACGGAAGACAGCCTGAAAGATGCACCGGCCGATTTTGTCGCTGTACCGGCCAAGGGCCTGCCTAAAGACAAGGCCGATCTGGAACTTAAATTCCGTCTCCAGCTATCACCGCTGGATTGCACCGGCTGCAGCAACTGTGTGGACGTTTGTCCGTCTAAAGACAAGGCCCTGGTGATGGAGCCGTTGGCCTCGCTGGCAGAAAAAGAAGCCGTCAACTGGGAATTTGCCCAAACCCTGCCGGAAGTAGATAGCGGCACCTCGCTGAGCACCGTAAAGGGAAGCCAGTTCTCCCAGCCGCTGTTTGAGTTCTCCGGTGCCTGTGCCGGCTGCGGTGAGACTCCTTATCTCAAGGTCATCACCCAGCTCTTTGGCGATCGCATGATAGTGGCCAATGCCACCGGTTGCTCATCCATCTACGGCGGCAGTGCTCCCGCCTGCCCCTACACCACCAACCGCCAGGGTCGGGGACCGGCGTGGGCCAACTCCTTGTTCGAAGATAACGCTGAATTCGGCTTTGGCATGAGCTTGGCAGTAAAGAGTCGCCGGGAACAATTAGCCGAACTGGTAAAACAGGCTCTGGCCCAGGAAGGCCTTGATGCCGAGCTTAAAGGCGCTCTGGCCCAGTGGCTGGAAAACAAAGACGATGCTGTTGGCGCCCGCC
Proteins encoded in this region:
- a CDS encoding ribulose 1,5-bisphosphate carboxylase, which encodes MSELTMLALPEQIAEEEQYVIATYYLETAVETDIVKKVSAIAVEQTTGTWVPVPEETLEVRQKHVAKVVGIYEVPAHEFEVPYHLEARHFVFQLAYPAVNFGPQIPMLLSTVIGNISMSGKLKLLDLQFPKNFLESFQGPRFGTQGIRDLLGVPERPLLNNMIKPCTGYTPEVGAKLFADALRGGVDIVKDDELIADPPFCPMEERIKLYMAEAKRHYERTGSKVLYTVNITDRADKIKDNAKRALDAGANALMINYLTVGISALQGLAEDTNINVPILAHLDFAGTMYESPYSGISSHLILGKLARLAGADMVVYPSPFGKFPFLKERYLQIGHHLLGKWLHIKPSFPMPGGGVMPAVVPAIIQGLGKDCILGAGGAIHGHPMGPVAGGKAMRQAIEATLEGITLEEAGKQHPELQRAIEAWGLLDNEEQAFFDIKT
- a CDS encoding glycerol-3-phosphate responsive antiterminator; translated protein: MPQAYRRNELLRILRDYPIIPSLQRQSDMPALISSRARVALISSGSIFDIEERALELYKNNKIVFVHIDLIDGLGRDEAAVKFLKEKAAVDGIVTPNRHLVAVARKQGIIAVHRLFVHDSPSIETGIKVLQMSNPDFIEVLPGLMVSKVISTLRKHFKQPVIGAGLVKTPEEVKLLLDAGAVGVDTSARNLWNL
- a CDS encoding pyruvate ferredoxin oxidoreductase (catalyzes the formation of acetyl-CoA from pyruvate and coenzyme A), whose amino-acid sequence is MEHESFFSPGHRMCAGCVAPVVVRQVALAVGDRSVVVANATGCLEVASTIFPYTAWRCGYIHNAFENAAATLSGVETAYRSLRKQGKINREVKFIAFGGDGGTYDIGLQSLSGAMERGHDMLYICYDNGAYMNTGIQRSSATPLFADTTTSPAGRESPGKRQWRKDLTAIMAAHNIPYAAQASPSHFMDLMAKVQKALSVDGPSFINTMAPCPRGWRYDTREGIELTRLSVETCYWPLYEVDHGKWKLSYKPREKKPIETWIRKQGRFRHLFTDEGQQEIERLQQRVDQEWTKLLERCGEAG
- the porA gene encoding pyruvate ferredoxin oxidoreductase, yielding MLQERIALTGNEAMALAMKQINPDVVAAYPITPQTEIVQLFSSYVANGMVKTEFVTVESEHSALSAVVGAAASGVRAMTATSSQGLAYMFEVLYIAASNQLPIVMPVVNRALSGPINIHGDHSDTMGARDAGWIQVYSENTQEAYDNLIQAVRIAEHPDIQLPVMVCMDGFIISHALENLEILADEDVQRFGGEFIPHRPALLNLDSPVTVGPLALYDYYMEIKRAQAEAMVRAQPVIREIAQEYQALTGRHYDLLEPYQLDDAEIAIVVLSSTAGTTRVVVDELRQLGIKAGVLKPRVFRPFPYQEIKAALAPVKAIAILDRTDSYAGFGGPLFKEVRAALYDAPTRPPAVNYIYGLGGRDANLADIRSVYRDLEHMVTTGEADPLVRYLGVREEAIVRA
- a CDS encoding 4Fe-4S binding protein — encoded protein: MSRLLSWQEVPVAGWLEKKGNAAEYETGDWRTIKPVWIEENCIQCLRCFVYCPDSSILNQGGKVAGIDYKHCKGCGICANECPSKPKALEMVAETDSG
- a CDS encoding pyruvate synthase, with product MAEILEIRWHGRGGQGAKTAAQLLAEAAAAAGKFIQGFPEYGPERMGAPVQAFTRISDRPIELHCHVTEPRIVVVLDPTLIRHGDVTSGMPPDGMILINTDRSPSDIKPALKTQGQRVYTVNASRIAEETIGRPIPNTPLLGALVRVTEIMSLQQLLVDTEKKLARKFADRPQIVQGNLEAVRRAHKEVQGE
- the nifJ gene encoding pyruvate:ferredoxin (flavodoxin) oxidoreductase — its product is MFKQTVDGNTAAAHVAYAFSDVAAIYPITPSSPMAELGDAWAAHGRKNIWGQKLLVSELQSEGGAAGAVHGSLAAGAFTTTFTASQGLLLMVPNMYKIAGEHLPAVFHVTARAVAAHALSIFGDHSDVMATRQTGFALLASGSVQEAHDMALIAHLATIKAEVPFVHFFDGFRTSHEIQKIEMLDYDEMAQLVDMEAVKKFRQRALTPEQPIQRGTAQNPDIFFQAREAGNPYYLATPDIVQEVMDEAATVLGRRYRLFDYAGAPDATDVIITMGSSIEAVEETVNHLVAQGRKVGVVKVRLYRPFSAKHFLQVLPATCKRIAVLDRTKEPGAVGEPLYQDVCTVLKENGKKITVIGGRYGLGSKEFTPSMVNAVFENLAAVGPINHFSVGIVDDVTFNSLPITKEITAEPEGTIRCKFFGLGSDGTVGANKNSIKIIGDYTDMYAQGYFVYDSKKSGGITISHLRFGHVPITSPYLITEADFIACHNPAYVGKYDLLAGIKQGGTFLLNSPWSLEQMETELPAALKRTIAKKQLKFYNVDAESIASQVGLGGRINTIMQTAFFEIANVIEPKQAIEYIKEAIRETFGRRGEKIVNMNIAAVDKALEALEEIHYPATWAEAKDLPVEEVEEPDFVKNVMRPMLRLEGDKLPVSAFSHDGSFPVGTTKYEKRGIAVEVPRWLPENCIQCNQCAFICPHAAIRPYLATEDSLKDAPADFVAVPAKGLPKDKADLELKFRLQLSPLDCTGCSNCVDVCPSKDKALVMEPLASLAEKEAVNWEFAQTLPEVDSGTSLSTVKGSQFSQPLFEFSGACAGCGETPYLKVITQLFGDRMIVANATGCSSIYGGSAPACPYTTNRQGRGPAWANSLFEDNAEFGFGMSLAVKSRREQLAELVKQALAQEGLDAELKGALAQWLENKDDAVGARQAGDAIKALLPAALAEADGALKCYLAQIAEHSNDLGKPSLWIFGGDGWAYDIGYGGLDHVLASGADVNVLVLDTEVYSNTGGQSSKATPTGATARFAEAGKPTKKKDLGLMAMTYGYVYVASVAMGANRNQYLKAITEAESYDGPALIVAYAPCINHGINMSRSQYQQKLAVDAGYWPLYRFNPELAKEGKNPLTLDSKEPTLDYIEHLRTEIRYNALERQFPDRAEELFAKAAEEARARYELYKKLTQL